The Pseudanabaena galeata CCNP1313 genome includes a region encoding these proteins:
- the ndhO gene encoding NAD(P)H-quinone oxidoreductase subunit O, which yields MALKKGTLVRAIREKLENSPEAMANDTRWSSYLFETWGEVLEFRGDYVQIKFGKVPTPVIWLHKDQLEEQAA from the coding sequence ATGGCACTGAAGAAAGGCACACTCGTTCGCGCTATCCGTGAAAAATTAGAAAATAGCCCTGAAGCAATGGCAAATGATACTCGCTGGTCTTCTTACCTATTTGAAACGTGGGGCGAAGTATTGGAGTTTCGTGGTGATTATGTCCAAATTAAATTTGGTAAAGTGCCAACCCCTGTAATTTGGTTGCACAAGGATCAACTAGAAGAACAAGCAGCTTAA
- a CDS encoding glycosyltransferase family 4 protein, which produces MKKHILFILPYLNQGGTEKQALSLIKGLGDRYKISLLAPDGKGAPQFRALSILQRAYTKWEINFFKGFPELISAIKEIQTEQAIDLVHIHGAHELMLAVHLALSKVPILFTVHGYHGAGAKFSYQMSCWFSNWLADRVICVCEAEYNLLCELGLSKKKLHLIYNGVQEPILDFDKSLELAQKFQLDPANQIILGTAARLDEAKGLTYLLQAFAKVQGDNLRLVIAGNGDLETSLKQEAKDLGIADRVIFTGYLEDLPNLMKLFDIFVLPSLQEACSLACAEAMSQGKPVVGTCVGGIAEQVSDRQTGFIVMPRDPVSLAVKLAELIADRDLRDRFAKNGYSRYRQLFSNEIMLEKTAELYDQMIEK; this is translated from the coding sequence GTGAAAAAACACATTTTATTCATTTTGCCTTACCTGAATCAAGGTGGCACAGAAAAGCAAGCTCTTAGTTTGATTAAAGGACTTGGCGATCGCTACAAAATATCGCTATTAGCCCCAGATGGTAAAGGCGCTCCACAATTTCGAGCTTTATCAATCTTGCAGCGAGCCTATACCAAGTGGGAGATCAATTTTTTTAAAGGTTTTCCCGAACTGATCTCAGCTATTAAGGAAATCCAAACAGAACAAGCGATCGATCTTGTGCATATTCATGGCGCTCATGAATTAATGTTAGCGGTACATTTAGCACTAAGCAAAGTTCCAATTCTCTTTACGGTGCATGGCTATCATGGAGCAGGAGCAAAATTTAGTTATCAGATGTCCTGCTGGTTTAGTAATTGGTTAGCCGATCGCGTAATTTGTGTTTGTGAAGCTGAATATAATCTTTTATGCGAATTAGGATTAAGTAAAAAGAAGCTCCATTTAATTTATAACGGAGTCCAAGAGCCGATTCTCGATTTTGACAAGTCATTAGAACTGGCTCAAAAGTTTCAGCTAGACCCTGCTAATCAAATCATTCTGGGAACAGCCGCACGTCTAGATGAGGCAAAGGGCTTAACCTATTTACTTCAGGCTTTTGCTAAAGTGCAAGGAGATAACCTCCGCTTAGTCATTGCTGGAAATGGTGATTTAGAAACTTCTCTTAAACAGGAAGCGAAGGATTTAGGGATTGCCGATCGCGTGATTTTCACAGGCTATCTGGAAGACTTACCCAACTTGATGAAACTATTTGATATTTTTGTACTACCTTCTCTTCAAGAAGCTTGCAGTCTTGCCTGTGCAGAAGCGATGTCTCAAGGAAAGCCTGTAGTTGGTACTTGTGTGGGAGGCATTGCTGAGCAGGTCAGCGATCGCCAAACAGGGTTTATTGTCATGCCCCGTGATCCTGTTAGCTTAGCAGTTAAGCTTGCGGAATTGATTGCTGACCGAGACTTACGCGATCGGTTTGCGAAGAATGGTTACAGTCGCTATCGTCAACTTTTCTCCAATGAAATCATGCTCGAAAAAACTGCTGAACTATACGATCAGATGATCGAGAAATAA
- a CDS encoding Ycf34 family protein: MCICINCTYVDRCITYHSVESLHLQSHLTEYPDFEANSPTINVNIRTDSEDIQMEWDVVGCESFSREMGKWIKLRPGELVPT, translated from the coding sequence ATGTGCATCTGCATCAATTGCACCTATGTCGATCGCTGCATCACCTATCACTCTGTCGAATCATTACATCTGCAATCCCATTTAACTGAGTATCCAGACTTTGAGGCAAACTCACCAACGATTAATGTTAATATCCGCACCGATTCTGAAGATATTCAAATGGAATGGGATGTTGTCGGTTGTGAAAGCTTTTCACGAGAGATGGGGAAATGGATAAAACTACGGCCTGGGGAACTTGTTCCAACTTAA
- the accC gene encoding acetyl-CoA carboxylase biotin carboxylase subunit, whose translation MAPIAKLLIANRGEIALRIIRTCEELGIPTVAVYSDVDRNSLHVQLAHEAVCIGDSPSSKSYLNIPNIISAALTHNATAIHPGYGFLSENARFAEICADHNLMFVGPSPHSIRSMGDKSTAKKTMQKAGVPTIPGSEGLIESEEQAIKIAHEIGYPVMIKATAGGGGRGMRLVTNPDDLLRLLRAAQGEAEAAFGNGGVYMEKVIEEPRHIEVQILADMHGHVVHLGERDCSIQRRHQKLLEEAPSSAVNPKLRERMGDAAVKAAKAINYLGVGTVEFLLDKYGKFYFMEMNTRIQVEHPVTEMITGIDLIAEQLRVAQGEKLRFQQKDIEIRGHAIECRINAEDPDHNFRPNPGKISGYLPPGGPGVRMDSHVYTDYVIPPYYDSLIAKLIVWGSDRNAAILRMKRALRECAITGVPTTIPFHQKVLDDEEFRLGHVYTNYVPLLQARLAERE comes from the coding sequence ATGGCTCCAATCGCCAAACTACTGATTGCCAATCGAGGTGAAATTGCCCTCCGAATTATTCGGACTTGCGAAGAACTCGGAATTCCGACAGTGGCTGTTTATTCTGATGTTGATCGCAATTCTTTGCATGTACAACTAGCCCATGAAGCTGTTTGCATTGGCGATTCCCCTAGTAGCAAAAGCTATCTAAATATTCCCAATATTATTTCGGCAGCACTTACCCATAATGCTACTGCCATCCATCCTGGCTATGGGTTTCTATCAGAAAATGCTAGATTTGCCGAAATTTGTGCCGACCATAACTTGATGTTCGTGGGGCCAAGCCCCCACTCGATTCGCTCGATGGGTGACAAGTCCACCGCCAAAAAGACGATGCAAAAGGCAGGTGTACCAACTATTCCTGGCAGTGAAGGCTTAATTGAGTCGGAAGAGCAGGCAATTAAAATTGCCCATGAGATTGGCTATCCTGTAATGATCAAGGCAACTGCAGGCGGCGGCGGACGGGGGATGCGCCTAGTCACTAATCCTGATGACTTACTACGATTGCTTCGTGCGGCTCAAGGTGAAGCTGAGGCAGCCTTTGGCAATGGTGGGGTCTATATGGAGAAGGTGATTGAGGAGCCACGCCACATTGAGGTGCAAATCTTGGCAGATATGCATGGTCATGTGGTGCATTTGGGTGAAAGAGACTGCTCGATCCAACGCCGTCACCAAAAATTATTAGAAGAAGCGCCTAGCAGTGCGGTCAATCCGAAATTACGCGAAAGAATGGGGGATGCGGCAGTAAAGGCTGCTAAAGCAATTAACTATCTCGGTGTGGGGACAGTTGAATTTTTGCTGGATAAATACGGCAAGTTTTACTTCATGGAGATGAATACTCGCATCCAAGTTGAGCATCCTGTCACCGAGATGATCACAGGAATTGACTTGATTGCTGAGCAGTTACGAGTTGCCCAAGGCGAAAAGTTGAGATTTCAACAAAAGGACATTGAGATTCGCGGTCATGCGATCGAATGTCGAATTAATGCTGAAGATCCCGATCACAATTTCCGTCCGAATCCCGGCAAGATCAGTGGCTATTTACCTCCTGGGGGGCCTGGTGTGCGGATGGATTCCCATGTTTATACGGATTATGTGATTCCACCCTATTACGATTCGCTGATTGCGAAGTTGATTGTCTGGGGTAGCGATCGCAATGCGGCGATTTTACGGATGAAGCGGGCTTTGCGTGAATGTGCAATTACAGGTGTACCAACAACAATTCCTTTTCATCAGAAGGTTTTAGATGATGAGGAATTTAGATTAGGGCATGTGTATACCAACTATGTGCCATTGCTGCAAGCGAGACTGGCGGAACGAGAATAA
- a CDS encoding response regulator — protein sequence MNNLLTSPWDDLTHPIILIVEDSDEDFYMFMRATQNLDALERSLYRFLRFDNGDDVLDYLFRRGEYQNLKAPLPVAMLLDLNLPGTDGRDIIQQVKQTTHLQTLPIIVLTTSSSQRDIKTCYENGTNSYTLKPMGVTAMQQTIQTLFQHWFQVAVLPSYGQFTI from the coding sequence ATGAATAATCTCTTAACTTCTCCTTGGGATGACCTCACCCATCCCATCATTCTCATCGTTGAAGATAGCGATGAAGACTTCTATATGTTTATGAGAGCTACCCAAAATCTCGATGCATTAGAGCGATCGCTTTATCGATTTTTACGATTTGACAATGGCGATGATGTTCTTGACTATCTATTTCGACGAGGGGAATATCAAAACCTCAAGGCTCCTTTACCCGTTGCTATGTTGCTCGATCTCAACTTACCAGGAACCGATGGTCGAGACATCATTCAGCAAGTAAAGCAAACTACCCATTTACAAACTCTACCAATTATCGTTTTGACCACATCCAGCAGTCAACGCGATATTAAAACCTGTTACGAGAACGGAACCAACAGCTATACACTCAAACCGATGGGCGTTACCGCTATGCAACAAACTATTCAGACCTTGTTTCAGCATTGGTTTCAAGTTGCGGTGCTACCTAGCTACGGACAGTTCACCATCTGA
- a CDS encoding response regulator: MKILLVEDDLHSAAILLQLLAESPYAIDAVADAKTAWQYVETYDYDLIILDVILPDSDGIGLCAKLRNEGYTTPVLLLTAKDSTSDRVMGLESGADDYVVKPYHFQELIARIRALLRRHHESDTLIQEFGWDGLRLDLKTNTITYKQQPLRLTQKEYGLLEIFLRHPQQIFSRSALIDQVWSAGEFPSDEAVTTHIKGLRQKLKAAGLQTDPIETLYGLGYRLKPAPVDVSVQAPAEPAVSSPLANKSVIDENISLPDKTRIQKVMALIAQKLIKGLPETIAMFRQIAIALKQDELGADLRYDGYMQAHRLTGSLGSLGFPEGSAISRQIEEMLHRDFPLISFDVDSLWELITNLEQITFNPSPTVSTEPTLFPSHPAYSPLPLLLVIDDNVLLAQAIQLEAETWGMRVQTAFDLTTAREKIAKEPPDVILLDIMFPSSTEKGLALLDELSQREPKIPTVMMTATSGLSARVMAARKGGCSFIEKPASTEEILKTVSRVLYQRCSDRSKVMIVDDDPNMLKILRQSLGNWDIEVVTLQNPHQFWQVLESTEPDLLILDLIMPDYSGIDLCKAVRTDSLWHNLPIVFLSAHNDRETIRQLFIAGADDYLSKPFTESDLYTRILSRLDRSRL; encoded by the coding sequence TTGAAGATTTTATTGGTTGAAGATGATTTGCACTCTGCGGCAATACTCTTACAACTACTCGCAGAATCTCCTTACGCCATTGATGCGGTAGCCGATGCAAAAACGGCTTGGCAATATGTGGAAACCTACGATTATGACCTGATCATTCTCGATGTGATCCTGCCTGATAGTGATGGTATTGGTCTATGTGCCAAGCTTCGCAACGAAGGCTACACTACTCCTGTGTTGTTGCTGACGGCGAAGGATAGTACGAGCGATCGCGTGATGGGATTAGAATCAGGAGCCGATGACTATGTGGTTAAACCCTATCACTTTCAGGAATTAATAGCCAGAATTCGGGCGCTATTACGCCGCCACCATGAGAGTGATACGCTCATTCAAGAATTTGGGTGGGATGGCTTGCGGCTGGATCTCAAGACGAATACTATTACTTATAAGCAACAACCCTTACGGTTAACTCAAAAGGAATATGGATTATTAGAAATATTTCTTAGACATCCACAACAGATATTTAGTCGTAGTGCTTTGATCGATCAGGTGTGGTCGGCGGGAGAGTTTCCCAGTGATGAGGCGGTGACTACACATATTAAGGGATTACGTCAGAAGTTGAAGGCGGCGGGATTGCAGACCGATCCCATCGAGACTTTGTATGGATTGGGTTATCGGCTCAAACCTGCTCCTGTAGATGTATCTGTGCAAGCACCTGCTGAGCCTGCGGTGAGCAGTCCTTTAGCTAACAAATCTGTAATTGACGAAAATATATCACTGCCAGATAAGACGCGAATACAGAAAGTAATGGCGCTTATAGCTCAGAAATTAATCAAGGGTTTACCAGAGACGATCGCCATGTTTCGACAGATAGCGATCGCTTTAAAGCAGGACGAACTGGGTGCGGATTTGCGTTATGACGGATATATGCAAGCGCATCGACTGACTGGCTCTTTGGGCTCTTTGGGATTTCCTGAAGGATCGGCGATCTCCCGTCAGATTGAGGAGATGCTACATAGAGATTTCCCTCTGATTTCCTTCGATGTGGACTCATTGTGGGAATTGATTACTAATCTCGAACAGATCACCTTCAATCCTTCACCAACAGTTTCCACTGAGCCGACCTTATTTCCATCCCATCCTGCTTATTCGCCACTACCTCTATTATTAGTTATCGATGATAATGTTTTGTTAGCACAGGCTATTCAGCTTGAAGCAGAAACTTGGGGAATGCGGGTTCAAACGGCGTTTGATCTGACAACTGCTAGGGAAAAAATTGCGAAGGAACCACCTGATGTGATCTTGCTAGATATTATGTTTCCTAGTTCTACGGAGAAGGGACTGGCTTTGTTGGATGAACTGTCTCAGAGGGAGCCGAAAATTCCGACGGTGATGATGACGGCGACGAGTGGGTTGAGCGCTCGCGTGATGGCGGCGCGTAAGGGTGGTTGCTCATTTATCGAGAAGCCTGCTTCTACGGAAGAAATTCTGAAGACAGTGTCACGGGTCTTGTATCAACGCTGTAGCGATCGCTCTAAGGTGATGATTGTCGATGATGATCCAAATATGCTCAAAATTCTGCGGCAATCGCTTGGAAATTGGGACATTGAAGTGGTTACTTTACAGAATCCCCACCAATTTTGGCAAGTATTGGAATCAACTGAACCCGATCTCTTGATTTTAGATTTGATCATGCCAGACTATAGCGGTATTGATTTGTGTAAAGCGGTGCGGACGGATTCTCTCTGGCATAATTTACCGATTGTGTTTTTATCGGCTCATAACGATCGCGAAACAATTCGGCAATTATTTATTGCGGGTGCTGATGATTATCTGAGTAAGCCATTTACGGAAAGCGATTTATACACGCGCATTCTCAGTCGTTTAGATCGCAGTCGCCTATAG
- a CDS encoding sigma 54-interacting transcriptional regulator: MSLLRIMSSNYSETSLEWIQERSQVLQPYLITKAERGIIGKSRYATRLRQEIKKASEDRQSVLILGEPGLDKDNIAALIHFNSAHRREAIAKVNCSVIQTSGADLFGRAGGNHCLLAYLGKGTLVLNNIQELPKALIPQIIQLLEKGTFRQVSSNETDPPLTCEARIIMVSEKRQSACASHIKHSIKVPSLRVRKVDIKPHVEYYISLFCRDLGIPRPTITAEALRSLQSHDFTGNLKELQLLVERAILQSQGARSLDESVFWATQPKGKKFRFNLLNAFPNLRRFLRSDWFPDRINYGFTFTFFAIVVATLFLAPQTRDRNIALNFFWAWWWPLILISFPFVGRLWCSICPFMIYGEVVQKLSLWLFPRQLKSWNRDWAERWGGWFLFGLFVLIYLWEELWDLQNTAYLSAYLLLLITAGAMICSLIFERRYWCRYLCPIGGMNGLFAKLSMTELRAQQGTCSAECTTYQCYKGGIQKGEGLETNGCPLYSHPAQLQENRDCVLCMTCLKACPHRSVEFNLRPPAIELWTTHVPRTYEVALLLLLLGGAFLHRLPEIEIALGVPTSNEFLLPHLAVSLLILIVAALIPLAAHGIMRSLYWLTIIWKKNCEGYQLPYGITTYKPRPFIQLAYGYLPLVLGANLAHYLRLFLQEAGRILPVSWATFGLDGSNLPIFIAHPAVIEFLQGTTLIFSVLLTWALTQKIARQTWRSLLPQHLSTLVLAIALWLIIVVPT; this comes from the coding sequence ATGAGCCTGTTAAGAATTATGTCTTCCAATTATTCTGAAACTTCTTTGGAATGGATACAAGAGCGATCGCAGGTTTTGCAGCCCTATCTGATTACCAAGGCTGAACGGGGAATTATCGGCAAGAGTCGCTATGCCACCAGATTACGGCAAGAGATTAAAAAGGCTAGTGAAGATCGACAATCAGTATTGATTCTGGGCGAACCAGGACTGGATAAAGACAATATTGCGGCTCTGATTCATTTTAATTCGGCACACCGACGAGAAGCGATCGCAAAAGTGAATTGTAGTGTTATCCAAACTAGTGGCGCAGATTTATTTGGGCGTGCAGGTGGAAATCATTGTTTATTAGCATATTTGGGAAAGGGAACTCTCGTTTTAAATAATATTCAAGAGTTGCCGAAAGCCCTGATACCCCAAATCATCCAACTTCTAGAAAAGGGAACCTTTAGGCAAGTCAGCAGTAATGAAACTGATCCACCTCTGACCTGCGAAGCAAGGATCATCATGGTTTCTGAAAAACGTCAATCGGCTTGTGCTTCCCATATTAAACATTCGATTAAAGTTCCATCCTTACGAGTGCGGAAAGTCGATATTAAACCCCATGTGGAATATTACATCAGTCTGTTTTGTCGCGATCTCGGCATTCCTAGACCCACGATCACTGCCGAAGCTCTACGCAGTCTCCAAAGCCATGATTTCACAGGTAACCTCAAAGAGCTGCAATTATTGGTGGAACGGGCGATATTGCAGTCGCAGGGTGCGCGATCGCTGGATGAATCAGTATTTTGGGCAACCCAACCCAAGGGCAAAAAGTTTCGGTTTAATCTGCTCAATGCCTTTCCTAACCTGCGCCGTTTTTTACGCAGTGACTGGTTTCCTGACCGCATTAACTATGGATTTACCTTCACCTTTTTTGCAATCGTTGTCGCAACCCTGTTTTTAGCACCCCAAACCCGCGATCGTAATATTGCGCTTAACTTTTTTTGGGCATGGTGGTGGCCATTAATCTTAATTAGCTTTCCCTTTGTCGGACGGCTATGGTGTTCCATTTGTCCATTTATGATTTACGGAGAAGTTGTGCAGAAGCTCTCTTTATGGCTGTTTCCCCGTCAACTTAAATCTTGGAATCGTGATTGGGCAGAACGTTGGGGAGGTTGGTTTCTTTTTGGTTTATTTGTGTTGATTTATCTCTGGGAAGAACTTTGGGATTTACAAAATACAGCCTATCTCTCGGCATATTTATTACTATTGATTACGGCTGGCGCAATGATCTGTTCCCTGATTTTTGAGCGTCGGTATTGGTGTCGCTATCTCTGTCCGATTGGTGGCATGAATGGATTATTCGCCAAACTCTCAATGACAGAATTACGCGCTCAGCAAGGAACCTGTTCAGCCGAATGTACAACCTATCAATGCTATAAAGGTGGCATTCAAAAAGGCGAAGGATTAGAAACCAATGGATGTCCGCTTTATTCCCATCCTGCTCAGTTGCAAGAGAATCGTGACTGTGTTTTATGTATGACCTGTCTCAAAGCCTGCCCCCATCGATCAGTGGAGTTCAATCTCCGACCTCCTGCGATCGAATTATGGACAACCCATGTCCCGCGTACCTATGAAGTTGCGCTGCTATTGTTATTGCTGGGTGGTGCTTTTTTGCATCGATTGCCAGAAATCGAAATAGCGTTAGGTGTGCCGACTAGTAACGAATTTCTCTTGCCCCATTTAGCAGTATCATTACTCATTTTAATTGTGGCGGCGCTAATTCCCTTAGCTGCTCACGGAATTATGCGATCGCTCTATTGGCTCACCATCATCTGGAAAAAGAATTGCGAAGGTTATCAACTTCCCTACGGTATTACTACCTACAAGCCTAGACCATTTATCCAACTTGCCTATGGATATTTGCCCTTAGTTTTGGGAGCAAATCTGGCGCATTATTTACGCTTGTTTCTGCAAGAAGCGGGGCGCATATTGCCAGTTAGTTGGGCAACTTTTGGACTAGATGGCTCGAATCTACCAATTTTTATCGCTCACCCTGCGGTAATTGAGTTTCTGCAAGGAACAACGTTAATTTTCTCCGTGCTGTTGACATGGGCTTTGACCCAAAAGATTGCACGACAAACTTGGCGATCGCTACTTCCTCAGCATTTGAGTACCTTAGTTTTAGCGATCGCCTTATGGCTAATTATTGTTGTCCCTACTTAA
- a CDS encoding ATP-binding protein → MNTLLRQLAHNFDESEVVNLTNCDREPIHIPSLIQPHGLLMILTEPDLRIAQVSANALEILGIAIDDLLDRPLGEFAGDELIKSIQACLDHNFEYPNPLRVEFADLGDRLPLVFNGIVHRAPTGEIVLELEPWESLAGSDFFQFYHQIKHNLAKIQTAQDLSALCDLVVQEVQALTGFDRVMIYRFSEQGDGTVIAETKQPDQEAFLGLRYPDSDIPKQAKHLYTLNWLRLIPDVNYQPTRLVSHRLPEAESPLQKAPLDMSYCALRSVSPIHIEYLQNMGVTASMSVSLIQNKKLWGLIACHHYTPKFVPYETRTVCEFLGQLMSTELVNKEANENLDYKLHLKTIQGQFVERLTKATGFVEELGYDHEALLDLTSAQGVAICDGDRLILIGETPDELAVKSLLTWLEAHLEQDLFVTDALPSVYAEAVEYQAIASGLMAITISKIQHRYVLWFRPEQLQTVTWAGDRDKPTQVAEDGSIRLLPRQSFSAWKEIVCGKSNPWLPCEVDSAIELRQIIVDIVLRQADKLAKINIDLELSNSELDAFAYIASHDLKEPLRGIHNYATFLLEDYGEILKGEGADKLHTLVKLTKRMESLIESLLKFSRLSRQELQMEPLDLNHLLQNVRELFAMNPQWQNSKIKIPRSLPLVRGDRLLIEEIFINLITNAFKYNDHSEKLVEIDWYVEQPKSPLVMIYVHDNGIGIREKHLESIFQIFKRLNSHSKYGGGTGAGLTIVKKIVERHKGNIQVQSIYGQGTTVSFTLPACDLNTAI, encoded by the coding sequence ATGAATACACTCTTACGTCAGCTCGCTCATAATTTCGATGAATCTGAAGTGGTTAATCTGACTAACTGCGATCGCGAGCCGATTCATATTCCTAGCTTGATTCAGCCCCACGGACTATTGATGATACTTACCGAGCCAGATTTGCGGATTGCTCAAGTAAGCGCCAATGCCCTTGAGATTTTGGGAATAGCGATCGATGATTTACTCGATCGCCCCTTGGGAGAATTTGCAGGTGACGAACTGATTAAATCGATTCAAGCTTGTCTCGATCACAATTTTGAATACCCTAATCCTCTACGTGTTGAGTTTGCGGATTTGGGCGATCGCTTGCCTCTAGTTTTTAATGGTATTGTGCATCGCGCTCCCACAGGTGAAATTGTCCTAGAATTAGAGCCTTGGGAATCATTGGCGGGAAGTGATTTTTTTCAGTTCTATCACCAAATCAAACATAATCTTGCCAAAATCCAGACCGCCCAAGACTTAAGCGCATTATGCGATCTCGTGGTACAGGAAGTCCAAGCCCTAACGGGATTTGATCGCGTCATGATCTATCGCTTTAGTGAGCAGGGGGATGGAACGGTGATTGCGGAAACGAAACAGCCTGATCAAGAGGCTTTTCTGGGGCTGCGATATCCTGACTCAGATATTCCGAAACAGGCAAAACATCTTTACACTCTCAACTGGTTGCGCTTAATTCCAGACGTGAATTATCAACCAACAAGGTTAGTCAGTCATAGACTCCCAGAGGCGGAATCACCCCTTCAAAAAGCACCCCTTGACATGAGTTACTGTGCCTTGCGATCGGTTTCACCAATCCATATTGAATATCTGCAAAATATGGGGGTGACAGCTTCGATGTCTGTTTCTCTAATTCAAAACAAAAAGTTGTGGGGATTGATTGCTTGTCACCATTACACCCCTAAATTTGTTCCCTATGAGACTCGGACTGTTTGTGAATTTTTGGGGCAGTTGATGTCTACGGAATTAGTCAATAAAGAAGCTAACGAAAATCTGGATTACAAACTCCATCTCAAAACAATTCAAGGTCAGTTTGTGGAACGTTTGACCAAAGCCACGGGCTTTGTGGAGGAACTCGGCTATGATCACGAAGCATTATTAGATCTTACGTCTGCTCAAGGTGTGGCTATTTGCGATGGTGATCGCCTGATTTTGATTGGTGAAACTCCTGATGAGCTAGCCGTGAAATCTTTGCTAACTTGGCTAGAGGCTCACTTAGAGCAGGATCTTTTTGTTACCGATGCTTTACCCAGTGTCTATGCTGAGGCGGTGGAATATCAAGCGATCGCTAGTGGCTTAATGGCGATCACCATTTCTAAAATCCAGCATCGATATGTTCTTTGGTTTCGTCCTGAGCAACTGCAAACTGTGACTTGGGCAGGCGATCGCGATAAACCAACGCAAGTTGCTGAAGATGGCAGTATTCGTCTTCTGCCTCGTCAATCCTTTTCCGCTTGGAAAGAAATCGTATGTGGTAAATCTAATCCTTGGTTACCCTGTGAAGTAGATAGCGCGATCGAACTGCGACAGATAATTGTGGATATTGTCTTACGTCAAGCCGATAAACTTGCCAAAATCAACATAGATTTGGAACTTAGTAACAGCGAACTTGATGCCTTTGCCTACATTGCTTCCCATGATTTAAAGGAACCTTTGCGCGGGATTCATAACTATGCCACTTTTTTGTTGGAAGACTATGGCGAAATCCTCAAGGGAGAAGGAGCCGACAAGCTGCATACATTGGTAAAACTGACTAAACGGATGGAATCATTGATCGAATCTTTGCTGAAATTCTCACGGCTAAGTCGTCAAGAGTTACAAATGGAACCGCTTGATCTCAATCACTTATTGCAAAATGTGAGAGAACTATTTGCGATGAATCCGCAATGGCAGAACAGCAAGATTAAAATCCCGCGATCGCTACCGTTGGTAAGGGGCGATCGCCTTTTGATCGAAGAGATTTTTATTAATTTAATTACCAATGCCTTTAAATACAATGACCATTCTGAGAAATTGGTGGAGATTGATTGGTATGTGGAGCAGCCTAAATCCCCCTTGGTGATGATCTATGTGCATGATAATGGTATTGGCATTCGAGAGAAGCATTTGGAATCAATCTTTCAAATCTTCAAACGATTGAATTCACATAGCAAATATGGTGGTGGTACGGGCGCTGGGTTAACCATTGTCAAAAAGATTGTGGAAAGGCACAAAGGTAATATTCAAGTACAATCTATCTATGGACAAGGAACCACCGTTTCTTTTACCCTCCCTGCGTGTGATCTCAATACTGCTATTTAG